The Nitrospira sp. sequence GAAGACCGCTGTCCCCACAAGGGCATGCCGCTCTCGTCGGCCCGGCAGGAAGGGGATTCCTTGCGGTGCCCTTTTCATGGGTGGCGCTTCCTCGCTTCCGGCAAGTGTATAGAAGTTCCGGCCATCGGCAATGTGGCACATCCATCGTTGACCTCGGCTTGTGTGAAAGCCTTTCCAGTCCAGGAACTGGACGGATGGGTGTGGGTCTACATCGGCAACGATCGGTGCCCGACCCCTTCGTCTCTCCCACCATCGTTGCCGGTTCCTGATGACGGAAGTCCCATGGTTTCCGTGCGCGAGTCTGCCGAGGCGAAAGTCCGGTGGGATTTCGCGGTGGACAGTCTCATGGATCCGGCCCACGTCCCGTTCGTGCACCACAACTATTTTCGACGACGCGAGGCAGCCAGAAGAAAAGAAAAAGTGTTTACACGGCTGCCGCTGGGGTTTCGCACCATATCGCAGAATGTGTTGCTGCCGGACACCTTTATCTTTCGCGCCTTGTCTCCGAGACTGAGCTCGGCCACGACCACGGTCGATTTTCTCCTGCCGGGTATCCATCTGGAACGATGGGAGATTGGCAAACGGTTTGCGTCAGTCATGTTGGTTGCCACACCGCTCGCTGATGGACGAAGCCGGTTCGACATCTGCGTCGGGTGGAACTTCTTGCGCGGGCTACCCGTGGGATGGCTGGTCCGCCGGACTCTACGGACTATTCTTGGCCAGGACAGGGAAGTTCTGGAATTGCAGGAACAGGGGTTTGGCCAGAAGGGAACCATGTTGTTGAATTTGGAATCGGACACACTGGCCGTGTGGTACCGGCGGCTGAAGAGATATCGTCT is a genomic window containing:
- a CDS encoding aromatic ring-hydroxylating dioxygenase subunit alpha; protein product: MLEGFWYIAGESTAIRAGRPFASVLCNQPLVLFRDGQGRVHALEDRCPHKGMPLSSARQEGDSLRCPFHGWRFLASGKCIEVPAIGNVAHPSLTSACVKAFPVQELDGWVWVYIGNDRCPTPSSLPPSLPVPDDGSPMVSVRESAEAKVRWDFAVDSLMDPAHVPFVHHNYFRRREAARRKEKVFTRLPLGFRTISQNVLLPDTFIFRALSPRLSSATTTVDFLLPGIHLERWEIGKRFASVMLVATPLADGRSRFDICVGWNFLRGLPVGWLVRRTLRTILGQDREVLELQEQGFGQKGTMLLNLESDTLAVWYRRLKRYRLDQLAGVPNPQHPIPEKVTLSWIT